The Phycisphaeraceae bacterium genome includes a window with the following:
- a CDS encoding M14 family zinc carboxypeptidase, which produces MVAPGASAQGVPRWVDRDLDLSAVTPWERELDMLNALSDQRGVDVTEVGQTHEGRTIRGVRFRSADRGCGQKPWTVLLIGLQHGNEPAGREGLLTLISDLAEDLGRLPTNTELWIVPTLNPDGLVVNQRRNAENFDLNRDHLILSQPETRAIHALARRIEPDVIIDCHEFRRDTGDYTAQGYLEWPLVMMDTANTALLPDSYYVLGKLWLERVAPVMASAGINYSRYLVGDAPPGGELRFSTLDPDDARNGMALQSGSLGYIIESGIVRGAAEPQADLGVRARAHRLLVWLAIALPGEMRSEARTRLARAKREPLPNFIPVDTFWGEALPEALGEERQGRTIPVIDVEKGETLIVAAPNHRTTRVVKRRVVTPVGYYIPAEHAEVYGDLAKRHGIPASLVNDRPEKLEILRLVSVSETYDERYHRYAGLQTVAVADDIALEGEADAGLLIDLTGMPPMRARAAIAVFDPHMSAGLYQWQKYRATVGDDGIIPVMRVLAE; this is translated from the coding sequence ATGGTCGCTCCTGGAGCGTCGGCTCAGGGCGTGCCGCGCTGGGTGGACCGTGATCTTGATCTCTCGGCGGTCACGCCCTGGGAGCGCGAACTGGACATGCTTAACGCGCTGAGTGACCAGCGGGGTGTGGATGTAACTGAAGTCGGCCAAACGCATGAGGGACGCACGATTCGTGGGGTGCGCTTCCGGTCTGCGGACCGTGGGTGTGGGCAGAAGCCATGGACCGTTCTGCTCATCGGATTACAGCACGGCAACGAGCCCGCTGGACGTGAGGGGCTCCTGACTCTGATCTCTGATCTCGCTGAGGATCTGGGGCGACTGCCGACGAACACCGAGCTCTGGATCGTGCCGACGCTGAACCCTGACGGCCTCGTGGTGAATCAGCGTCGGAATGCAGAGAACTTCGATCTCAACCGAGATCATCTGATTTTGAGCCAACCGGAGACGCGGGCGATTCACGCGCTGGCACGGAGGATCGAACCGGACGTGATCATCGATTGTCACGAGTTTCGTCGTGATACCGGCGATTACACCGCGCAGGGTTACCTGGAGTGGCCTCTGGTGATGATGGACACAGCCAACACCGCCCTGCTGCCGGACAGCTACTACGTTCTGGGAAAGCTATGGCTTGAGCGGGTTGCGCCAGTGATGGCTTCTGCGGGCATTAACTACAGCCGTTATCTGGTGGGGGATGCACCGCCCGGCGGTGAGTTGCGTTTTAGTACGCTTGATCCAGATGATGCTCGCAACGGGATGGCGCTGCAGAGCGGATCGCTGGGCTACATTATCGAGTCGGGCATCGTTCGTGGGGCGGCGGAGCCGCAGGCGGATCTTGGTGTGCGGGCCCGGGCGCACCGGCTGCTGGTCTGGCTGGCGATCGCTCTGCCGGGTGAGATGCGGTCTGAGGCGAGGACAAGACTCGCACGGGCCAAGCGTGAGCCTCTGCCCAACTTTATCCCGGTTGACACGTTCTGGGGTGAAGCGCTGCCTGAGGCTCTCGGTGAGGAGCGCCAGGGGCGGACGATTCCGGTGATCGACGTGGAGAAGGGTGAGACGCTGATCGTTGCGGCCCCGAACCATCGGACGACCCGAGTCGTCAAGCGCCGGGTTGTTACGCCAGTGGGTTACTACATCCCCGCCGAGCACGCGGAGGTGTATGGCGATTTGGCGAAGCGACATGGAATCCCGGCCTCTCTTGTGAACGACCGACCCGAGAAGCTGGAGATTCTGCGGCTGGTGAGCGTCAGCGAGACGTATGACGAGCGTTATCACCGGTACGCCGGGTTGCAGACCGTGGCGGTTGCGGATGATATTGCGTTGGAGGGTGAAGCCGACGCCGGGTTGCTGATCGACTTGACGGGTATGCCGCCAATGCGGGCTCGAGCGGCCATCGCGGTGTTCGACCCACACATGAGCGCCGGCTTGTATCAGTGGCAGAAGTACCGCGCGACCGTGGGGGATGACGGCATCATTCCGGTGATGCGGGTGCTCGCGGAATGA